A part of Cotesia glomerata isolate CgM1 linkage group LG4, MPM_Cglom_v2.3, whole genome shotgun sequence genomic DNA contains:
- the LOC123262744 gene encoding spectrin beta chain isoform X6, with amino-acid sequence MTTDISVVRSGWDPTLQQEIVDEYEYDGGNSSSRLFERSRIKALAGERESVQKKTFQKWVNSHLVRCSSRIGDLYGDLRDGKMLIKLLEILSGERLPRPTKGKMRIHCLENVDKALQFLREQRVHLENMGSHDIVDGNPRLTLGLIWTIILRFQIQDITIEETDNQETKSAKDALLLWCQMKTAGYHNVNVRNFTTSWRDGLAFNAIIHKHRPDLIHFDKLSKSNAIYNLNNAFNVAEDKLGLTKLLDAEDIFVDHPDEKSIITYVVTYYHYFSKMKQETVHGKRIGKVVGIAMENDRMINEYEGMTSDLLRWIESTIEALGDRRFANSLVGVQSQLSQFSNYRTIEKPPKFVEKGNLEVLLFTLQSKMRANNQKPYTPKEGKMISDINKAWERLEKAEHERELALREELIRQEKLEQLAARFNRKASMRETWLSENQRLVSQDNFGFDLAAVEAAAKKHEAIETDIFAYEERVQAVMAVSQELEAENYHDILKINERKVNVLRLWNYLLELLRARRMRLELSLQLQQNFQEMLYILDSMEELKQRLLTDDYGKHLMGVEDLLQKHSLVEADINVLGERVKAVVQQSQRFLEQDEGYRPCDPAIIVERVQQLEDAYSELVRLAVERRARLEESRKLWQFYWDMADEENWIKEKEQIVSTGDIGHDLTTINLLLSKHKALENEIQSHEPQLMSVAAVGDELVRQQHFGSDRIQERLQEILAMWNHLLDLSAFRRKRLEEAVDYHQLFADADDIDIWMLDTLRLVSSEDVGRDEANVQSLLKKHKDVTDELKNYATTIEQLHQQAGLLGEQDAKSPEVLERLASIDSRYKELLELAKLRKQRLLDALSLYKLFSESDGVEQWIGEKNRMLDTMVPAKDIEDVEIMKHRYDGFEKEMNSNASRVAVVNQLARQLLHVEHPNSEEIVVRQNELNQKWAELRDKAENKREALNSAHGVQTFHIECRETVSWIEDKKRILQQTDSLEMDLTGVMTLQRRLSGMERDLAAIQAKLDALEKEAQLIEKDHPEEAELIRERVSQIHTIWEQLTHMLKERDAKLEEAGDLHRFLRDLDHFQTWLTKTQTDVASEDTPTSLTDAEKLLTQHQNIKEEIDNYIDDYTKMMEYGERLTSEAGDGDTQYMFLRERLNALKMGWEELHQMWANRQNLLSNSLSLQLFDQNARQAEVLLSQQEHVLAKDETPSNFEQAENMIKRHEAFMTTMDANDEKINSVVQFATRLVDEGHFASDKVKKKADNISDRRSINRDKANQLMEKLKDQLQLQMFLQDCEELGEWVQEKHITAQDETYRSAKTVHSKWMRHEAFMAEIASNKDRLEQLQRAANELIQQKPELENIINPKVNELADQFEELETTTQDKGKRLFDANREVLIHQTCDDIDSWMNELEKQIESTDTGSDLASVNILMQKQQMIETQMAVKARQVTELDKQTEHLQTTVPDETMEEIKCKKEKVAQRFEQLKAPLIDRQRQLEKKKEAFQFRRDVEDEKLWIAEKMPQATSNEYGNSLFNVHMLKKKNQSLRTEIENHEPRINAVCGNGQKLIDEGHEATSEFQRLISELHEKWRELKEAVNDRNNHLLQNEKAQQYFFDSTEAESWMSEQELYMMVEDRGKDEISAQNLMKKHESLEHAVEDYAETIRQLGETSRQLINDQHPLADQIAVKQSQVDKLYAGLKDLAGERRAKLDEALQLFMLNREVDDLEQWIAERELVAGSQELGQDYDHVTLLWERFKEFARDTEAIGSERVAAVNEIADSLIATGHSDAATIAEWKDGLNEVWQDLLELIETRTQMLAASRELHKFFHDCKDVLGRILEKQNAMSDELGRDAGSVSALQRKHGNFIQDLSTLQNQVTQIQEESAKLQASYAGDKASEITNREAEVVAAWNNLQSLCEGRKAKLEDTGDLFRFFNMVRTLMIWMDDVVRQMNTSEKPRDVSGVELLMNNHQSLKAEIDTREDNLLACINLGKDLLARNHYASVQIKEKLSALTAHRNALLHRWEERWENLQLILEVYQFARDAAVAEAWLIAQEPYLMSQELGHTIDEVENLIKKHEAFEKSAAAQEERFSALERLTTFELKELKRREQEREEEERRKKEEAAAAEAARLAKTTPVTSPDEPTSERVEADGVTSGDRGDDDAPKGGTGSEPGTLRRKERSRSKSPFRSFRWKKTPKSPSLDRSGVSDDEHSFHEQRSPSDDEFEGTLVRKHEWESTTKKATNRSWDKIYLVVRGQNLVAYKDQKSCKAAPDQLYKGEAPFDLRGATIAVASDYTKKKHVFRVKSQGGADFLFQAKDDSEMNEWVTVLNQAAQGTAGASTSRAHTLPAPTQAETKRRSFFTLKKN; translated from the exons ATGACGACCGACATCTCAGTGGTGCGTTCAGGGTGGGACCCAACGCTTCAGCAAGAGATTGTCGACGAGTACGAATACGACGGAGGAAACTCAAGCTCGAGATTATTCGAACGATCACGAATCAAGGCCTTAGCTG gTGAACGTGAGTCAGTACAAAAGAAAACGTTTCAAAAATGGGTGAATTCACATTTAGTACGCTGCTCGAGTCGAATCGGCGATCTTTATGGAGATCTCCGAGATGGAAAAATGTTGATAAAGCTATTAGAAATATTGTCAGGAGAACGATTACCTCGGCCAACAAAAGGTAAAATGCGAATCCATTGTTTGGAAAATGTTGATAAAGCGTTACAATTTTTACGTGAACAACGTGTACATTTGGAAAATATGGGATCACATGATATTGTCGACGGAAATCCACGTCTTACTCTTGGTCTTATATGGACTATTATATTACGATTTCAAATTCAAGATATTACGATTGAAGAAACTGATAATCAAGAAACAAAATCTGCCAAGGATGCGTTATTATTGTGGTGTCAGATGAAAACCGCTGGTTATCACAATGTTAATGTGAGAAATTTCACTACATCTTGGCGAGATGGATTGGCATTCAATGCTATTATTCATAAACACCGCCCTGATTTAATACACTTTgacaaattatcaaaatctAATGCTATCTATAATCTTAACAATGCTTTCAATGTAGCTGAAGATAAATTGGGACTTACAAAACTTCTTGACGCCGAAGATATATTCGTAGACCATCCTgatgaaaaatcaataataacttACGTCGTTACATATTACCATTACTTCTCTAAAATGAAGCAAGAAACAGTGCACGGTAAAAGAATTGGTAAAGTTGTCGGCATTGCAATGGAGAACGATCGTATGATCAATGAATACGAAGGCATGACAAGTGATCTTTTACGGTGGATTGAAAGTACTATTGAAGCTTTGGGTGATCGTCGTTTTGCTAATTCACTCGTGGGTGTTCAGTCTCAACTATCGCAATTTTCCAACTATCGAACCATCGAAAAACCACCGAAATTTGTTGAGAAAGGTAATCTAGAAGTGCTTTTGTTTACCCTTCAGTCTAAAATGCGGGCTAACAATCAAAAACCGTACACGCCCAAAGAAGGTAAAATGATTTCGGATATCAATAAGGCATGGGAACGACTGGAGAAAGCTGAACATGAGCGTGAGCTTGCTCTTAGAGAAGAATTGATACGCCAAGAAAAATTAGAGCAACTTGCCGCGAGATTTAATAGAAAAGCAAGTATGAGAGAGACTTGGTTATCTGAGAATCAGAGACTAGTTTCTCAGGATAACTTTGGTTTTGATCTTGCTGCGGTCGAAGCTGCTGCTAAAAAACACGAAGCCATTGAGACTGATATCTTTGCTTATGAAGAACGTGTACAAGCTGTTATGGCGGTTTCGCAAGAGCTTGAAGCTGAAAATTACCACGATATTCTTAAGATAAACGAACGTAAAGTTAATGTATTACGTTTATGGAATTATCTTTTGGAGTTATTGCGTGCTAGGCGTATGAGACTTGAATTGTCTCTTCAGCTTCAGCAAAACTTCCAGGAAATGCTCTATATTCTTGATAGTATGGAAGAACTTAAGCAGCGTCTTTTGACAGATGACTATGGAAAGCATTTGATGGGAGTGGAAGATCTCTTGCAGAAACACTCGTTAGTTGAAGCGGACATTAACGTTCTCGGTGAAAGAGTCAAGGCTGTCGTACAACAAAGTCAAAGATTCTTGGAGCAAGATGAAGGTTATCGTCCTTGTGACCCCGCTATTATTGTTGAACGTGTTCAACAGCTTGAAGATGCGTACTCAGAGCTGGTGCGTTTGGCAGTTGAACGTCGTGCTCGACTTGAAGAGTCTCGGAAACTTTGGCAGTTCTACTGGGACATGGCTGATGAAGAAAATTGGATCAAGGAGAAAGAACAAATTGTCTCTACTGGTGACATTGGACATGATCTTACGACTATCAACCTTCTTTTGTCCAAGCATAAGGCGTTGGAGAATGAAATTCAATCTCACGAGCCTCAGCTTATGTCTGTTGCCGCTGTAGGTGATGAATTGGTACGTCAACAACACTTTGGATCCGACAGGATTCAAGAAAGACTCCAAGAAATTTTGGCAATGTGGAATCATTTGTTAGATCTCTCAGCATTCAGGCGTAAGCGTCTTGAAGAAGCTGTTGATTATCATCAATTGTTTGCCGATGCTGATGACATCGATATTTGGATGTTGGACACTCTTCGACTTGTATCTTCAGAAGATGTCGGTAGAGATGAAGCGAATGTGCAATCCCTGTTGAAGAAACACAAAGATGTTACTGatgagttgaaaaattacgCTACAACTATTGAACAATTACACCAACAAGCTGGTTTACTCGGGGAACAAGATGCTAAGTCACCGGAAGTACTTGAAAGACTTGCATCGATTGACTCTCGGTACAAGGAGCTTTTGGAGCTTGCTAAATTGAGGAAACAGAGACTTCTTGATGCTTTGTCACTCTACAAACTCTTCAGTGAATCCGATGGTGTAGAACAATGGATTGGAGAAAAGAACCGTATGTTGGATACAATGGTACCAGCTAAAGACATTGAAGATGTAGAGATAATGAAACATCGTTATGATGGTTTTGAGAAAGAAATGAATTCAAACGCATCACGAGTAGCTGTTGTTAACCAATTGGCGCGCCAGCTTCTTCATGTTGAGCACCCCAACTCCGAGGAGATTGTTGTAAGACAGAATGAACTTAACCAGAAGTGGGCAGAACTTCGTGACAAAGCAGAAAACAAACGTGAAGCATTGAACTCGGCTCATGGTGTACAAACCTTCCATATTGAATGTCGTGAGACTGTATCTTGGATTGAAGATAAGAAGAGAATTCTCCAACAGACAGACAGCTTGGAAATGGATCTTACAGGTGTTATGACACTACAGCGAAGACTCAGTGGTATGGAGCGTGATCTTGCTGCTATCCAGGCTAAATTAGACGCTCTTGAGAAAGAAGCGCAGTTGATTGAAAAAGATCATCCTGAAGAAGCAGAACTTATCCGTGAAAGAGTTTCTCAAATTCATACTATTTGGGAGCAATTAACGCATATGTTGAAGGAACGCGATGCTAAATTAGAGGAAGCTGGTGATCTTCACAGATTCTTACGTGATCTAGATCACTTCCAAACTTGGTTGACTAAGACACAAACCGATGTTGCCAGCGAGGATACTCCAACAAGTTTAACTGATGCAGAAAAGTTACTTACTCAGCATCAAAACATCAAGGAAGAAATCGATAACTACATCGATGATTACACAAAGATGATGGAGTACGGTGAGAGATTAACCAGTGAGGCAGGAGATGGTGATACCCAATATATGTTCCTCCGAGAAAGATTGAATGCTCTGAAAATGGGATGGGAAGAGTTACATCAAATGTGGGCCAACCGCCAGAATTTACTATCAAATTCATTGAGTCTCCAGCTGTTCGATCAAAATGCCAGACAAGCCGAGGTATTATTATCTCAACAGGAGCACGTTTTAGCCAAAGACGAAACTCCTTCGAATTTCGAGCAAGCGGAAAATATGATAAAACGACACGAAGCTTTTATGACTACTATGGATGCAAACGACGAGAAAATAAATTCAGTTGTTCAATTTGCCACTCGATTGGTTGACGAAGGGCACTTTGCTTCAGATAAAGTTAAAAAGAAGGCAGATAATATTAGCGATCGTCGTAGTATTAACCGTGATAAGGCTAATCAACTGATGGAGAAATTGAAAGATCAATTGCAATTGCAAATGTTCTTACAGGATTGCGAAGAACTCGGTGAATGGGTACAAGAGAAACACATTACTGCCCAAGATGAAACTTACAGAAGCGCTAAAACCGTTCATAGTAAATGGATGCGTCATGAGGCATTTATGGCTGAAATAGCGAGTAATAAAGATCGTTTGGAACAACTCCAACGCGCTGCTAATGAACTTATTCAACAGAAACCTgaacttgaaaatattattaatccaAAAGTTAATGAACTGGCTGATCAGTTTGAAGAACTTGAAACTACAACACAAGATAAAGGTAAACGGTTGTTTGACGCGAATCGTGAAGTACTTATTCATCAAACATGCGATGATATCGACTCGTGGATGAATGAATTGGAAAAACAAATCGAAAGTACAGATACTGGATCAGATCTTGCTTCTGTCAATATTCTTATGCAAAAACAACAGATGATTGAAACACAAATGGCAGTGAAAGCACGACAGGTTACTGAACTTGATAAACAGACAGAACATCTTCAGACTACAGTTCCTGATGAGACGATGGAAgagataaaatgtaaaaaagaaaaagttgcTCAGCGATTCGAACAGCTTAAGGCACCGTTGATTGATCGTCAACGCCAGTTAGAGAAGAAAAAAGAAGCCTTCCAGTTCCGTCGCGATGTTGAGGATGAAAAACTTTGGATTGCTGAAAAAATGCCTCAGGCTACAAGCAACGAGTACGGTAATTCACTGTTCAATGTTCATATGTTGAAGAAAAAGAATCAATCACTTCGCACGGAAATTGAGAACCATGAGCCGAGAATAAATGCTGTCTGTGGAAACggacaaaaattaattgacgAAGGTCATGAAGCAACTTCTGAATTCCAGAGACTTATATCAGAGCTTCATGAAAAATGGCGTGAACTCAAGGAAGCTGTTAATGACAGAAACAATCATCTTCTTCAAAATGAAAAAGCCCAACAGTATTTCTTCGATTCAACCGAAGCGGAGTCATGGATGAGCGAGCAAGAGCTTTATATGATGGTCGAAGATCGTGGAAAGGACGAAATTTCAGCCCAAAATTTGATGAAGAAACACGAATCATTGGAACACGCTGTCGAAGATTACGCTGAGACAATTCGTCAGTTAGGAGAAACCTCCagacaattaataaatgatcaaCATCCTCTTGCAGATCAAATTGCAGTTAAACAATCTCAAGTTGACAAACTCTACGCGGGTCTTAAAGATCTTGCTGGTGAAAGACGTGCCAAATTAGACGAAGCGCTTCAATTGTTCATGTTGAACCGTGAAGTTGATGATTTGGAACAATGGATCGCGGAGAGAGAATTAGTTGCCGGCAGTCAAGAACTTGGCCAGGACTACGATCATGTTACGCTACTGTGGGAGAGATTCAAGGAGTTTGCTCGTGACACTGAAGCGATCGGGTCTGAACGTGTAGCAGCTGTTAATGAAATAGCAGATTCATTAATAGCAACTGGACACTCAGATGCAGCGACAATTGCTGAATGGAAAGACGGATTGAATGAAGTGTGGCAAGATCTTCTGGAGTTGATTGAAACGCGTACACAAATGTTGGCAGCAAGTCGTGAACTACATAAGTTCTTCCACGACTGCAAGGATGTTCTTGGAAGGATTCTTGAAAAACAGAATGCCATGTCGGATGAGCTTGGACGTGATGCTGGCTCAGTATCAGCACTTCAACGCAAGCACGGCAACTTTATTCAAGATTTATCGACACTCCAGAATCAAGTTACGCAGATACAAGAGGAGTCAGCAAAATTACAAGCCAGCTATGCTGGTGACAAAGCTAGCGAGATAACAAATCGCGAAGCTGAAGTTGTTGCAGCTTGGAATAATCTTCAATCTCTTTGTGAAGGCAGAAAGGCTAAACTAGAAGACACTGGTGATCTATTTAGATTCTTTAATATGGTCAGGACTCTAATGATTTGGATGGATGACGTTGTAAGGCAGATGAATACTTCAGAGAAACCGCGAGATGTATCAGGAGTTGAATTACTGATGAACAACCACCAGAGTTTGAAAGCTGAAATTGATACTAGAGAAGACAACTTGTTGGCTTGCATAAATCTTGGCAAAGATTTACTTGCCAGAAACCACTACGCCAGTGtacaaataaaagaaaaattatcggCTTTAACAGCTCACAGAAATGCTTTATTACATCGGTGGGAAGAACGCTGGGAGAATTTGCAACTTATTTTAGAAGTTTATCAATTCGCGAGGGACGCGGCAGTTGCTGAAGCTTGGCTAATTGCCCAGGAACCTTACCTTATGAGTCAAGAGCTTGGA CACACGATCGACGAAGTTgagaatttaataaagaaacaCGAAGCATTTGAAAAATCAGCAGCTGCACAGGAAGAAAGGTTTAGTGCCTTGGAACGTTTAACTACG TTTGAGTTAAAAGAATTGAAGAGACGAGAACAAGAGCGAGAAGAGGAGGAGAGACGTAAAAAAGAAGAAGCTGCAGCAGCCGAGGCAGCGCGATTAGCTAAAACAACACCTGTTACTAGTCCTGATGAACCAACGAGTGAACG gGTCGAAGCCGATGGTGTAACTAGCGGTGACCGTGGCGATGATGAtg CTCCTAAAGGTGGAACTGGTTCAGAACCTGGTACATTGCGACGAAAGGAACGTAGTCGCAGCAAGTCACCATTCAGAAGCTTCCGTTGGAAAAAAACTCCCAAGTCACCGAGTTTAGATCGTAGCGGTGTGAGTGATGATGAGCACAGCTTCCACG AGCAGAGAAGCCCAAGTGATGATGAATTCGAAGGCACACTTGTGCGTAAGCATGAATGGGAAAGTACAACGAAAAAAGCAACCAACCGATCATGGGATAAGATTTATTTGGTTGTCCGTGGACAAAATCTTGTGGCGTACAAAGATCAAAAATCTTGCAAGGCAGCTCCAGATCAACTTTACAAAGGTGAAGCACCCTTCGATCTTCGTGGTGCTACGATCGCCGTCGCCAGTGATTATACCAAGAAAAAACACGTCTTCCGAGTCaa gtcGCAAGGAGGTGCTGACTTTTTGTTCCAAGCTAAAGATGATAGTGAAATGAACGAATGGGTTACGGTATTAAATCAAGCTGCCCAGGGAACTGCAGGAGCGAGTACATCAAGAGCACACACTCTCCCAGCACCAACTCAAGCTGAAACAAAACGACGTAGCTTTTTCACTCTTAAAAAGAA ctaa